Proteins encoded within one genomic window of Bdellovibrio sp. ArHS:
- a CDS encoding twin-arginine translocase TatA/TatE family subunit, translating into MNLGWTEILLIGGIALLLFGPSKLPGLGRSLGESIRGFKKALNEDPHEREANPQISQNKEKPLNQSQEQKDTHKQS; encoded by the coding sequence ATGAATTTAGGTTGGACTGAAATCCTATTGATCGGCGGCATCGCACTTCTATTGTTTGGCCCAAGCAAACTTCCCGGTTTGGGACGTTCTTTGGGGGAATCTATCCGTGGCTTTAAAAAGGCTTTGAATGAAGATCCGCATGAGCGCGAGGCCAACCCGCAGATTTCTCAGAACAAAGAAAAACCTCTGAATCAATCTCAAGAGCAAAAAGACACTCATAAACAATCATGA